In the Burkholderia cenocepacia genome, one interval contains:
- a CDS encoding TcfC E-set like domain-containing protein: MDDTANYVATFNGRTLPGFISYSQADGALTFDASKYEENGISPEDIGTLKSVVSQLDYKRCSKGCDLEIGGYYVTVDKMKRSISIRDTRDDYVAPPTNLGIVNNQSLDLRAASDGYRAANVNGNTWVGLPSQSFGYVSWYANQTESRNNSSSTRGVSSYYLQKNFSSTYVRAGKQNNIDYASGTVGTLLSPSFDQFVTIGSQTHLQVNNNAGSLILYATAEGNYEFYRNGRLIMKRPAAIGRNEINFADLPGGYYSMEVRLVDRNGNVITRENREINNLNFGATGGGNSWHVTAGKDMGEGGFLVEAGLSRNLKQFYLNASMLAGHNGKWAAEVNVTRPTQIAGIEVTPTLGVLSGERGAGGYVNLSMASEALGSLTVSRYQNTDVSRFYQGQPSTSASYSRNIRGATFGYNYQQSNFGASHQAEVRWNYRPNGLWSTFALGVQKGGFQSGSRGYGVYFNMTMMLDKVQASFSAAHSGGQTQLSGDVRKDFQDNFGTSTIGLNANRVGNEYSVNVYGSRSGTRGDASLNLGHSSVGSNVDFNYRGMVAANKDGVAFGRYSSSGSAMLLKTPNIDGMKYGFNVEGNPVAGNSTYAVPLNAYSDVPFARVLSSSQDLDMNIEVPANIVRAHPGQVYSAKARVDINMIYSGFLTDADGKPVSGKVAETGDTVHRNGLFSVVTKKMLRRITVEQDDRRYSCDLKDAKGSYFRCEVAADANTGEATK, from the coding sequence ATGGACGACACCGCGAATTACGTGGCGACGTTCAATGGGCGGACGCTCCCGGGTTTCATCAGCTATTCTCAGGCGGATGGCGCCCTGACGTTCGACGCGAGCAAATATGAAGAAAACGGCATTTCGCCGGAGGATATCGGCACTTTAAAGAGCGTCGTTTCGCAACTGGACTACAAGCGTTGCAGCAAAGGTTGCGACCTCGAGATCGGCGGTTACTACGTTACCGTCGACAAGATGAAGCGATCGATTTCGATCCGCGATACGCGCGACGACTATGTCGCGCCGCCGACGAACCTGGGCATCGTCAACAATCAGTCGCTGGACCTGCGCGCCGCGTCCGACGGCTATCGGGCGGCGAACGTCAACGGCAATACCTGGGTCGGTCTCCCGTCGCAGAGCTTCGGCTACGTGAGCTGGTATGCGAACCAGACCGAGTCGCGCAACAACAGCAGCAGTACGCGCGGCGTATCGTCGTATTACCTGCAGAAGAACTTCTCCAGCACGTACGTGCGGGCGGGCAAGCAGAACAACATCGACTATGCGTCGGGCACGGTCGGCACGCTGCTTTCGCCGAGTTTCGATCAGTTCGTCACGATCGGCAGCCAGACGCATTTGCAGGTCAACAACAATGCGGGTTCGCTGATTCTGTATGCGACCGCCGAAGGGAATTACGAGTTTTACCGCAACGGCCGGCTGATCATGAAGCGGCCGGCGGCGATCGGCCGTAACGAAATCAACTTCGCCGATCTGCCGGGCGGCTACTACTCGATGGAAGTGCGCCTCGTCGACCGCAACGGCAACGTGATTACCCGCGAAAACCGCGAAATCAACAACCTCAATTTCGGGGCGACGGGTGGCGGCAATTCGTGGCACGTGACGGCCGGCAAGGACATGGGCGAAGGCGGGTTTCTGGTCGAGGCCGGGCTGAGCCGGAACCTGAAACAGTTCTATCTGAACGCGTCGATGCTCGCCGGGCACAACGGCAAATGGGCGGCCGAAGTCAACGTGACACGCCCGACGCAAATCGCCGGCATCGAGGTCACGCCCACGCTCGGGGTGCTGAGCGGCGAACGTGGCGCCGGCGGTTACGTGAACCTCTCGATGGCGAGCGAAGCGCTCGGCAGCCTGACGGTGAGCCGTTACCAGAACACCGACGTGTCGCGTTTCTATCAGGGGCAGCCGAGCACGTCCGCGAGCTACAGCCGCAACATTCGCGGCGCGACGTTCGGCTACAACTACCAGCAGTCGAATTTCGGCGCGTCACATCAGGCGGAAGTGCGCTGGAACTATCGGCCGAACGGTCTGTGGTCGACCTTCGCGCTGGGTGTGCAGAAGGGCGGCTTCCAGAGCGGCAGCCGCGGGTATGGCGTGTACTTCAACATGACCATGATGCTGGACAAGGTGCAGGCAAGCTTCAGTGCCGCGCATTCAGGCGGGCAGACGCAATTGAGTGGCGATGTCCGCAAGGATTTCCAGGATAACTTCGGCACGTCGACCATCGGGCTGAACGCCAATCGCGTTGGCAACGAATACAGCGTCAATGTTTATGGCAGCCGGTCCGGCACGCGCGGCGACGCGTCGCTGAACCTCGGCCATAGCAGCGTGGGCAGCAACGTGGACTTCAACTACCGCGGCATGGTCGCGGCGAACAAGGACGGCGTCGCGTTCGGGCGCTACAGCTCGAGCGGCAGCGCGATGCTGCTGAAGACGCCGAATATCGACGGCATGAAGTACGGCTTCAACGTGGAAGGCAACCCGGTGGCCGGCAACAGCACCTATGCGGTGCCGCTCAACGCATACAGCGATGTGCCGTTCGCACGTGTGCTGAGCAGCAGCCAGGATCTCGACATGAACATCGAGGTGCCGGCCAACATCGTCCGTGCGCATCCAGGGCAGGTGTATTCGGCGAAGGCGCGGGTCGATATCAACATGATTTACAGCGGTTTCCTGACGGATGCCGATGGCAAGCCCGTGAGCGGGAAGGTGGCCGAAACCGGCGATACGGTCCATCGAAACGGGCTGTTCTCGGTCGTCACCAAGAAGATGCTGCGGCGGATCACCGTCGAGCAGGACGAC
- a CDS encoding fimbrial protein, whose amino-acid sequence MTMKLATSTKLISTLLAVAGLGLASAAHAADGTITFTGNVTASTCKIDGTAAGATSNKSVAMPTVSSGSLNAAGSVAGRTAFGFKLTGCAVDTAESKGNPTKIQVSFENATNVTADGKLSLDKGSTEAPEAKNVVLQILNDKQSPIKVGANASDQNSQVVSIGTDGTANLDFFAEYLATGAATGGSANSKVQYSLVYQ is encoded by the coding sequence ATGACAATGAAACTTGCAACCAGCACCAAACTCATCTCGACGCTTCTGGCAGTGGCAGGCCTGGGTCTGGCGTCCGCCGCCCACGCGGCAGACGGCACGATCACATTCACCGGCAACGTCACCGCGTCGACCTGCAAGATCGACGGCACCGCAGCCGGCGCGACTTCGAACAAGTCGGTCGCCATGCCGACGGTCAGCTCGGGCTCGCTGAACGCGGCAGGCTCGGTCGCCGGCCGCACCGCATTCGGCTTCAAGCTGACGGGCTGCGCGGTGGATACCGCCGAATCGAAGGGTAACCCGACGAAGATCCAGGTCTCGTTCGAAAACGCGACGAACGTGACGGCCGACGGCAAGCTGTCGCTCGACAAGGGCTCGACCGAAGCGCCCGAAGCGAAGAACGTCGTTCTCCAGATCCTCAACGACAAGCAGAGCCCGATCAAGGTCGGCGCAAACGCAAGCGACCAGAACTCGCAGGTCGTGTCGATCGGCACGGACGGCACGGCAAACCTGGACTTCTTCGCCGAATATCTGGCGACGGGCGCGGCAACCGGCGGTTCCGCGAACTCGAAGGTCCAGTACTCGCTCGTCTACCAGTAA